The proteins below come from a single Chryseobacterium bernardetii genomic window:
- a CDS encoding ABC transporter permease: MKNIAFYIASRYLLAKKGSTAVTFITWLAVGAMTVAVAAMFVIISVFSGLEDLNKDLISNLHADLTLKSTSGKTIKNLDQVNKILNSNKEISSYSRVIEEKVYISFNGKGDIAYLRGVDSAYIKVNPINKEIFYGTYPSFKYSNEVLMENSLDNRLSIPVDSSNHYATVFMPKPGTGIISKEEDIYNKRDILVTGVFPGKDQLDNYIISPIELTEELLSLPKNSAYQIVIKLKNPENADVVKQNLLSSLGKNIEIKTKEEENAAFWKMINTEKLFIYLIFALVIFITTFNLAGAIIILQLDKKEQAKSLISLGFPLSHLRMTYFYTGILIVISGVITGLIFGTALCYFQLYTEFFRANEVLPFPVKIVGKNYLIVALTASVFGIAISWFFSKISKEYITKN; the protein is encoded by the coding sequence TTGAAGAATATTGCATTTTACATAGCATCCAGATACCTTTTGGCAAAAAAAGGCAGTACCGCTGTAACATTTATTACATGGCTGGCAGTAGGTGCCATGACGGTTGCTGTGGCTGCAATGTTCGTTATTATTTCAGTATTCTCAGGACTTGAAGATCTGAACAAGGACTTAATCTCTAATCTTCATGCAGACCTGACCTTAAAAAGCACATCAGGCAAAACCATTAAAAACCTGGATCAGGTTAATAAGATTTTAAACAGTAATAAGGAAATTAGCAGCTATTCCCGGGTTATTGAAGAAAAAGTATATATCAGTTTCAATGGAAAAGGTGATATTGCTTATTTACGAGGCGTTGATTCTGCATATATAAAAGTAAATCCCATCAATAAAGAGATATTTTATGGAACTTATCCAAGTTTCAAATACTCGAATGAAGTTTTGATGGAAAACAGTCTTGATAACCGATTATCAATTCCTGTAGATTCTTCCAATCATTATGCAACCGTTTTCATGCCAAAGCCGGGAACCGGAATCATCAGTAAAGAAGAAGATATTTATAATAAAAGAGATATTCTGGTAACGGGCGTTTTCCCTGGAAAAGATCAACTGGACAATTACATTATTTCTCCTATTGAACTTACTGAAGAATTATTAAGCCTTCCGAAAAATTCAGCTTATCAGATTGTTATTAAATTAAAAAATCCTGAAAATGCTGATGTTGTAAAACAAAACCTGCTGTCTTCTCTTGGTAAAAATATTGAAATCAAGACGAAGGAAGAGGAAAATGCAGCATTCTGGAAGATGATTAATACTGAAAAATTATTCATCTACCTTATTTTCGCACTGGTTATTTTCATTACTACTTTCAACCTCGCCGGAGCAATTATTATTTTACAGCTTGACAAGAAAGAACAGGCTAAATCTCTTATTTCATTAGGCTTTCCTCTAAGCCATTTGAGAATGACCTATTTCTATACCGGAATTCTTATTGTTATTTCCGGAGTAATTACCGGTTTAATCTTCGGAACAGCCTTGTGCTATTTCCAGCTTTACACAGAATTTTTCAGAGCAAATGAAGTATTGCCGTTCCCTGTAAAAATCGTTGGTAAAAACTATCTTATCGTTGCTCTTACTGCATCAGTATTCGGAATTGCCATCTCATGGTTCTTCTCAAAAATCAGCAAAGAGTATATTACTAAAAATTAA
- the rbfA gene encoding 30S ribosome-binding factor RbfA: MESNRQRKVAQIIQEDFAELFRKQAAESKQSILVSVSDVKVTADLGIAKIYLSIFPQEYRTAVMKEIEENKPQYRNFIGQKMAKQVRIIPQLNFYLDTALDDVERLERELRGEGDNPVL, encoded by the coding sequence ATGGAAAGTAACAGACAAAGAAAAGTAGCACAGATCATTCAGGAGGACTTCGCAGAACTTTTCCGCAAGCAGGCTGCTGAAAGCAAACAAAGTATATTGGTATCCGTTTCAGATGTAAAAGTAACGGCAGATTTAGGTATTGCGAAGATTTATTTAAGCATCTTCCCTCAGGAATACCGTACAGCAGTAATGAAGGAGATTGAAGAAAACAAACCTCAGTACAGAAATTTCATCGGCCAGAAAATGGCAAAACAGGTACGTATCATTCCGCAGCTTAACTTTTACTTAGATACAGCTCTTGATGACGTAGAAAGATTAGAAAGAGAATTAAGAGGCGAAGGCGACAACCCTGTTCTATAG
- the mce gene encoding methylmalonyl-CoA epimerase — MKLEHIGIAVKSLGVSDELFAKLLGKESYKQETVEREGVITSFYETGESKIELLEASNPESPISKFIEKKGEGIHHLAFGVENILEEVKRLKKEGFQFISEEPKEGADNKLVVFLHPKSTNGVLVELCQEKQ, encoded by the coding sequence ATGAAGCTAGAACATATCGGTATTGCCGTAAAGTCTTTAGGTGTTTCTGACGAACTTTTTGCTAAATTATTAGGAAAAGAATCCTATAAGCAGGAAACTGTAGAAAGGGAAGGAGTGATAACTTCTTTCTATGAAACCGGAGAAAGTAAAATTGAACTTCTTGAAGCGAGTAATCCTGAAAGTCCGATCTCAAAATTCATTGAAAAAAAGGGTGAAGGGATCCATCATTTAGCATTTGGGGTAGAAAATATTCTGGAGGAAGTAAAAAGATTAAAAAAAGAAGGATTTCAATTTATCTCTGAAGAACCGAAAGAAGGTGCTGATAACAAATTAGTTGTGTTCCTTCATCCAAAATCTACAAACGGCGTGCTGGTAGAACTTTGCCAAGAAAAGCAATAA
- a CDS encoding helix-turn-helix domain-containing protein gives MQKNNLNQNFPLQPIMVEKEILSFKEALGYLDVSKSFLYKQTSQRAIRYFKPNGGKIYFKKTDLDSWMLQNENKSVASLEEELLTKIRNEKRYV, from the coding sequence ATGCAAAAAAATAATTTAAATCAGAATTTTCCTCTACAGCCTATAATGGTTGAAAAGGAAATCTTAAGCTTTAAAGAAGCTCTCGGATACTTGGATGTATCAAAAAGCTTCCTTTATAAGCAAACCTCACAGAGAGCAATCCGGTATTTCAAACCCAATGGCGGAAAGATCTATTTCAAGAAAACAGATTTGGATAGCTGGATGCTTCAAAATGAGAACAAAAGTGTAGCGAGTTTAGAAGAAGAATTATTAACAAAAATAAGAAATGAGAAAAGATATGTGTAA
- a CDS encoding DUF3987 domain-containing protein — MEKIKINGGITNDLIEGGVYYRLPQILQNITKPFTGRERDIVLTSALGVLSTCLPNIYGTYDGDKIYPNLYVLISAPAASGKGVMNKSRILIDRIHDQTLKNSIKAEKECKEKKKDSKDKDDVPCPSIEIKTMPANISTAEMYTYMGSSKYGLLIMESEADTMSNMLNNDWSNYSDILRKCFHHEPISISRKIEKIFEDIKEPKLSLVMSGTPEQLKTLIQSKENGLYSRFIVYTFDEISQFKNVFSTGTRNNNAVFEEEAKKVFDLYAALSHPGRQEIEFKFTKNQVGKFLKALTAMHGVILDSHPQSFISNLNRHGLILFRVAMILTALRNIDDILAPGMNCPELICSNLDFMLALRITKTFLKHSLVTYNSFDDGILSENDEKLLFELSNPFTRAQAVELGKKHDIPERTIDDKLRQWKKRKVIIPVKHGLYRRTRNFM; from the coding sequence ATGGAAAAAATTAAAATAAATGGTGGTATCACCAATGATTTAATAGAAGGAGGAGTATATTATCGTTTACCTCAAATATTACAAAATATTACGAAGCCATTTACAGGACGTGAAAGAGATATTGTATTAACATCAGCTCTGGGAGTATTGAGCACTTGTTTGCCCAATATTTATGGGACCTATGATGGAGATAAGATTTATCCTAATCTGTATGTACTGATTAGTGCTCCGGCAGCATCAGGCAAAGGAGTAATGAATAAATCAAGGATTTTAATTGATAGAATTCATGATCAGACATTGAAAAATAGTATTAAGGCAGAAAAAGAGTGTAAAGAGAAAAAGAAAGATTCTAAAGATAAGGATGACGTTCCATGCCCATCAATAGAGATTAAAACAATGCCTGCAAATATTTCCACTGCTGAAATGTATACCTATATGGGATCGTCTAAATATGGATTACTTATTATGGAATCGGAGGCGGATACTATGAGCAATATGCTTAATAATGACTGGAGTAATTATTCTGATATATTGAGAAAGTGCTTCCATCACGAACCTATATCTATAAGTAGAAAAATAGAGAAGATATTTGAAGATATTAAAGAACCGAAGTTGTCTTTAGTGATGAGTGGGACACCAGAGCAATTAAAAACATTGATTCAGTCTAAGGAAAATGGTTTGTATTCGAGATTTATAGTTTATACGTTTGATGAAATCAGTCAGTTTAAGAATGTTTTCTCGACAGGTACCAGGAACAATAATGCTGTATTTGAAGAAGAAGCGAAAAAAGTGTTTGATCTCTATGCAGCGTTGTCACATCCTGGTAGACAAGAAATCGAGTTTAAATTCACTAAAAATCAAGTGGGAAAATTTCTCAAAGCACTTACTGCTATGCATGGAGTGATATTAGATTCTCATCCGCAGTCCTTTATCTCTAACCTTAATAGGCATGGACTTATTCTATTCAGAGTAGCCATGATATTAACTGCTCTACGTAATATAGATGATATTTTAGCTCCTGGTATGAATTGTCCAGAATTAATATGCTCCAATCTGGATTTTATGTTGGCATTAAGAATAACAAAAACATTTTTAAAACATTCATTGGTTACTTATAACTCATTTGATGACGGTATATTGTCAGAAAATGATGAAAAGTTATTGTTTGAATTAAGTAATCCATTTACCAGAGCGCAAGCTGTTGAATTAGGAAAGAAACATGATATACCGGAAAGAACTATAGATGATAAGCTTCGGCAATGGAAAAAAAGAAAGGTCATCATTCCAGTAAAACATGGACTTTATAGAAGAACCAGAAATTTCATGTAA
- a CDS encoding site-specific integrase, which yields MNTSIKFILDSRPMSNNLYTVYLRIIKDRKRKNIALGLKCKKEHFENEQFLKGHPDYKVENNLLISFKARANKIIRDFQNEDKNFDLDEFEYKFKNRTMEQNVLVAGFFDEIIDELTRSGRIGNAKAYKDTKDSFVSFGGKKLRLRDITPVLLEKYEVSLRERGNGNGGISFKMRHLRALVNKAIKRKLITKENYPFETYKVSKLKSVNNKKALSIEEFKKLRDVDLSKSPHLLEAYNYFMFSIYARGMNFIDIMKLKWTDIQDGRIYYVRSKTKASFSIEINPTMQEIIDLYKAQGRNSQYVFPILLKDDLTPVQIANRKHKVLSRYNSKLKEIGKLAGIEKSVTSYVARHSFATILKYLGTSVSKISEMMGHSDVQITMTYLKDFENEDLDQEINKLIEL from the coding sequence ATGAACACAAGTATCAAATTTATACTTGACAGTAGACCTATGTCTAATAATTTGTACACAGTATACCTTAGAATTATCAAGGATAGAAAAAGAAAAAATATCGCTTTAGGCTTAAAATGTAAGAAAGAACACTTTGAAAATGAGCAGTTCCTGAAAGGGCATCCAGACTATAAAGTTGAAAATAACCTACTTATTAGCTTCAAGGCAAGGGCTAATAAGATTATAAGAGACTTTCAGAACGAGGACAAAAACTTCGATCTTGATGAGTTTGAATATAAATTCAAGAATAGAACAATGGAACAGAATGTCCTTGTAGCTGGGTTCTTTGATGAAATTATTGATGAACTAACTCGGTCAGGAAGGATTGGAAATGCGAAGGCATATAAAGATACCAAAGATTCCTTCGTGAGTTTTGGAGGTAAGAAATTAAGACTTAGGGATATTACCCCTGTTTTGCTGGAAAAGTATGAAGTCAGTTTAAGAGAGAGAGGGAACGGTAACGGTGGAATAAGCTTTAAGATGAGACATTTAAGAGCATTGGTCAACAAGGCTATAAAACGTAAGCTTATCACGAAAGAAAATTACCCATTTGAGACTTATAAAGTTTCAAAGCTCAAATCAGTAAATAATAAAAAGGCGCTCAGTATAGAGGAGTTTAAAAAGCTCCGAGATGTTGATTTATCCAAGTCTCCACATCTACTTGAAGCATACAACTATTTTATGTTTTCTATTTACGCAAGGGGAATGAACTTTATTGATATTATGAAGCTTAAATGGACAGATATTCAGGACGGTAGGATTTATTACGTAAGGTCTAAAACTAAAGCCAGTTTTAGTATCGAGATTAATCCTACCATGCAGGAGATAATAGATCTATACAAAGCTCAGGGAAGAAACAGTCAATATGTATTTCCGATTCTACTGAAAGATGATTTGACACCTGTCCAGATTGCTAATAGGAAACATAAGGTATTAAGCAGGTACAATTCCAAATTAAAAGAAATTGGAAAATTGGCAGGTATTGAAAAATCTGTTACCTCTTACGTTGCCAGACATAGTTTTGCAACTATACTGAAATATTTAGGAACAAGTGTTTCAAAGATTTCAGAGATGATGGGCCATAGTGACGTTCAAATTACGATGACCTATCTTAAAGATTTTGAAAATGAAGATTTGGACCAGGAAATAAACAAACTAATAGAATTATAA
- a CDS encoding AAA family ATPase, with translation MQLKQSQRQQVKLRLGLSGASGFGKTKSALLLAYGMTQDWSRIAVIDTENSSASLYSDLGNYNVLDLQAPYSPERYIQAIELCEKSGIEVIIIDSASHEWNGSGGCLDIHEKLGGRFQDWANVTPRHQAFINKILQSSCHIITTTRRKIDYSLDVGSNGKTQVVKHGTKEITRDGFEYELTINFELVNENHLAKASKDRTGLFMNKPEFIITSETGRMILDWCNSGIAETASFATSSEPSIDPPNSTDYFGPGNERFPKEYGINSNTSKESILNRISTSNTIAELLAIYKQYPEYQQELKPEYEAIKSFLIKLSNPQNFSTNGHH, from the coding sequence ATGCAATTAAAACAATCACAAAGACAACAAGTAAAGCTCAGATTAGGACTATCAGGAGCTTCGGGATTCGGTAAAACGAAGTCAGCACTTCTACTAGCCTATGGAATGACACAGGATTGGAGCAGAATAGCTGTTATAGATACAGAAAACTCCTCTGCTTCTCTTTATTCAGACTTAGGAAATTATAATGTACTTGATCTACAAGCTCCTTACTCTCCTGAAAGATATATTCAGGCTATTGAATTGTGTGAGAAATCAGGAATTGAAGTCATTATCATAGATTCAGCAAGCCATGAATGGAATGGTAGTGGTGGATGTCTTGATATTCACGAGAAACTGGGTGGTAGATTTCAGGACTGGGCTAATGTTACTCCAAGGCATCAAGCATTTATCAATAAAATCCTGCAATCAAGCTGTCATATCATTACCACTACCAGGAGAAAAATAGACTATTCTTTAGATGTTGGAAGCAATGGCAAAACCCAAGTAGTGAAACATGGAACAAAAGAGATTACTAGAGATGGTTTTGAGTATGAATTAACCATAAATTTTGAGCTAGTCAATGAAAACCATTTAGCTAAGGCAAGTAAGGACCGCACAGGGTTATTTATGAACAAACCTGAATTTATTATCACTTCTGAAACAGGGAGAATGATTTTAGACTGGTGTAATTCCGGTATTGCAGAAACTGCAAGTTTTGCAACCTCTTCTGAACCTTCTATTGATCCTCCAAATTCAACAGATTATTTTGGTCCTGGTAATGAGCGCTTCCCTAAAGAATATGGTATTAACAGTAATACCAGTAAGGAAAGTATTCTCAATAGAATCAGCACCAGCAATACGATTGCAGAACTTTTGGCTATTTACAAACAGTACCCGGAATATCAGCAGGAATTAAAGCCTGAGTATGAAGCCATAAAATCATTCTTAATCAAATTATCCAACCCACAAAACTTTTCAACCAATGGACACCATTAA
- a CDS encoding DUF3871 family protein: MDTINKIRPATLEEAFELRPAHNIKEISLYESRMNSDTAHHSNQDYFIPGSVAIETKSKEQVKSEQSDDYQDFNSSLQRIKVHQEHKPMEVIQYEHKPFIEANTQAVNLYHLKNDCIIPVFSKDNEKTIAHQEFIDVVMNAAQKVFPMQSITEPEIRVSHQIKGRTPDAIHLSVKDLLDHQKTIYYERMAFIIRIPCITDIVNGNRLSLTIGGVRSYNLENLYNKKTLERMKFFIGFQNQVCCNLCVSTDGFKEDMRVSGTQELYSKALDVMQNYDAELHLKEMKELTHDSLSEHQFAQLIGRSRLYQHLPKSEKQNIPLLHFNDSHINTMAKDYYEDKNFCRQEDGNINLWSVYNLFTQANKSSYIDTFLDRNLNAFDFTKGIQKTLNGNSDYCWFLS, from the coding sequence ATGGACACCATTAATAAAATCAGGCCAGCTACATTAGAAGAAGCATTTGAACTCAGACCAGCGCATAATATCAAAGAAATTTCTTTGTATGAAAGCAGGATGAATAGTGATACTGCCCACCATTCAAATCAGGATTATTTTATTCCTGGTTCTGTTGCAATTGAAACAAAATCAAAAGAACAAGTAAAATCAGAACAAAGTGATGATTATCAGGATTTTAATAGTTCTCTTCAAAGAATTAAAGTTCACCAGGAACACAAACCAATGGAAGTGATACAATATGAACACAAGCCCTTCATTGAAGCCAATACACAAGCGGTCAATCTTTACCATTTAAAGAATGACTGTATTATCCCGGTTTTCAGTAAAGATAATGAAAAAACAATTGCTCATCAGGAATTTATTGATGTGGTGATGAATGCTGCACAAAAGGTATTTCCCATGCAGAGCATTACAGAACCAGAAATAAGGGTATCACATCAGATTAAAGGCAGGACACCGGATGCCATACACCTAAGTGTAAAAGACCTATTGGATCATCAAAAAACAATTTATTATGAAAGAATGGCATTTATTATCAGGATTCCTTGTATAACAGATATAGTAAATGGAAATAGACTATCACTCACAATAGGTGGTGTCAGAAGCTATAATTTGGAGAATCTTTATAATAAGAAGACATTGGAACGAATGAAGTTTTTCATCGGTTTTCAGAATCAGGTATGCTGTAATTTATGTGTATCAACAGATGGATTCAAGGAAGATATGAGGGTATCCGGTACTCAGGAGTTGTATTCCAAAGCATTGGATGTTATGCAGAATTATGATGCAGAGCTTCATTTAAAGGAGATGAAGGAGCTTACCCATGATTCTCTCTCTGAACATCAGTTCGCACAGCTTATAGGTAGAAGCAGGTTGTATCAACATTTACCAAAGTCAGAGAAACAGAATATTCCTCTGCTTCACTTCAATGACAGCCATATTAATACGATGGCAAAGGATTATTACGAAGATAAGAACTTTTGCAGGCAGGAAGATGGAAATATCAATTTATGGTCAGTGTATAACCTCTTCACACAGGCCAATAAGTCTTCATATATAGATACTTTCCTGGATAGGAATCTGAACGCTTTTGATTTTACCAAAGGTATTCAGAAAACGCTCAATGGTAATTCTGATTACTGTTGGTTTTTGAGCTAG
- a CDS encoding cell wall anchor protein, whose product MKTQLFSLTLLVSSFTFAQSWNLNGNTGINPATNFIGTTDNQPLVLKSNNNAGFRLLPAGDARIGLNDIDTASPAELRVYNSESTLVEVANSLGRFQIAKAGCDGCYSEKAGDTVLRNLGKTHNIILALPNDNNDGTSYIGINDGTRGTWIKFFNNGIARFDGKIYAKEVEVKINVWADYVFRKDYKLRPLEDVEQHITEKGHLPNIPSAKDVEKEGINLGEMDAKLLEKIEELTLYSIEQNKQIKSQKEQLRQQSEDLEQLKQQVQKLLLIK is encoded by the coding sequence ATGAAAACACAATTATTTTCGCTGACATTATTAGTGTCATCATTTACATTTGCACAATCATGGAATTTAAACGGAAATACTGGGATTAATCCAGCAACTAATTTTATCGGGACTACAGATAATCAACCTTTAGTGTTGAAGTCTAATAATAATGCGGGATTTCGTTTATTGCCAGCAGGAGATGCAAGAATAGGTTTGAATGATATTGATACAGCTTCTCCGGCAGAGCTAAGAGTTTATAATAGTGAAAGTACTCTTGTTGAAGTTGCCAATTCATTAGGAAGATTTCAAATTGCTAAGGCTGGATGTGATGGTTGCTACTCGGAAAAAGCTGGAGATACAGTGCTTAGAAACTTAGGAAAAACCCATAATATCATACTAGCTCTTCCCAACGATAATAATGATGGTACATCTTACATTGGTATCAATGATGGCACTCGTGGTACATGGATTAAATTTTTCAATAACGGAATTGCAAGATTTGACGGCAAAATATATGCTAAAGAAGTTGAGGTAAAAATTAATGTTTGGGCAGATTATGTATTCAGAAAAGACTATAAGCTTCGTCCCCTAGAAGATGTTGAACAGCATATTACAGAAAAAGGACATTTACCCAATATTCCATCTGCAAAAGATGTAGAGAAAGAGGGAATAAATCTTGGTGAAATGGATGCAAAACTTTTGGAAAAGATTGAAGAACTGACTCTTTACTCCATTGAACAGAATAAGCAGATCAAATCCCAGAAAGAACAACTTAGACAACAATCTGAAGATTTAGAACAGTTGAAACAACAAGTTCAGAAATTATTATTAATTAAATAG